A window from Pleuronectes platessa chromosome 6, fPlePla1.1, whole genome shotgun sequence encodes these proteins:
- the tmem9 gene encoding transmembrane protein 9 yields the protein MLCGAAGSGTFIIVSVVTVILLNLVGFTQAKNFEDVRCKCICPPYRNITGHIYNRNVSQKDCNCLHVVEPMPVPGHDVEAYCLLCECKYEERSSNTIKVTIIIYLSVVGALLLYMLFLLLVDPLIRKREPYTQPLHNEEDSEEMRPPVDSSQAKGNTVLERVEGAQQRWKKQVQEQRKTVFDRHKLLS from the exons ATGTTGTGTGGTGCAGCGGGATCCGGGACATTCATCATAGTCTCAGTAGTGACCGTTATTCTGCTGAATCTTGTTGGTTTCACACAAGCAAAG AACTTTGAAGATGTTCGCTGCAAATGCATCTGCCCTCCATACAGGAACATCACTGGCCACATCTATAACAGAAATGTGTCCCAGAAGGATTG TAACTGCCTCCATGTAGTGGAGCCGATGCCGGTGCCTGGGCACGATGTCGAGGCGTACTGCCTGCTGTGTGAGTGCAAGTACGAGGAACGAAGCAGCAACACCATCAAG GtaaccatcatcatttacctgTCTGTTGTGGGGGCACTGCTGCTCTACATGCTGTTTCTGCTACTGGTCGATCCTCTTATCCGCAAACGCGAGCCCTACACCCAGCCACTGCACAATGAGGAGGACTCTGAG gagaTGCGTCCACCGGTGGACAGCAGCCAGGCGAAAGGGAACACGGTGCTGGAGCGTGTCGAAGGAGCACAGCAGCGCTGGAAGAAACAGGTCCAGGAGCAGCGTAAGACTGTTTTTGACCGCCACAAGCTGCTCAGCTAA